A single genomic interval of Lysobacter avium harbors:
- a CDS encoding CHASE domain-containing protein, whose amino-acid sequence MPKSTRENPAEAIRRRLRPLRGQLWALAVLVASLVLVVILWKMAYDRELRASEETFISQTQDAADLLKQRMVNFELVAGGGISLFASVARPTPDQWFGYVDGMELHRRFPSVAGLGFTGYLRQSRLDELQDEWQQAGWGDLQVRPNLGHDRLAVVLYLEPKTPENLAVIGYDMFSDAVRREAMESAMASGEPTLSGPVPLVQGDGSHNSDVGLLLYRPVYRGPEAPVTAQARRESILGWVYVPFWVDDFVSEVLPGREMSFTIDDVTGGGTPQRIFSREPASPKPAAFSHAVEFENYGRRWRMSFQSAPLAQAAPRLGSLQSILSLGLLASLLMYAIAWMLARTEARAQRIAMRLTEEYRFSEERFRTAMEYSAIGKALMDSDGLIVQANPAFGNIVGIEPGELEGRAFDDLFEDDFSPREALAPAEHGDEQGVRRETRRLHRQGGEPRHVQLTYAPIPGGEGMAVSGLVQVEDVTDRLRAEARVRALNRTLEARVALRTRELSQSNEELEAFAYSVSHDLRAPLRAIDGFSRVLVERYGDSLDDTGRDYLARVRKAAGRMGDLIDALLKMSRISRGDLKTEAVDLSRIATEIIEDLRAGDPDRADRVEVVIEPGLEAHGDVALLRNLLVNLLGNAWKFTRDSDAARIEFGKEGDEYFVRDNGAGFPQDYVGKLFRPFQRLHAQSQFDGHGIGLASSKRVVQRHGGVIRAEGSEQGGATFRFTLADVPDEIE is encoded by the coding sequence ATGCCGAAATCGACCCGTGAGAATCCAGCCGAGGCAATCCGCCGTCGATTGCGCCCGCTGCGCGGCCAGTTATGGGCATTGGCGGTACTCGTCGCCTCGCTCGTGCTGGTCGTGATCCTGTGGAAAATGGCCTACGACCGTGAGTTGCGCGCCAGCGAGGAGACCTTCATCTCCCAGACCCAGGATGCAGCCGATCTGCTCAAGCAGCGGATGGTGAATTTCGAACTGGTCGCCGGTGGCGGCATTTCCCTGTTTGCTTCGGTGGCCCGGCCGACGCCGGACCAGTGGTTCGGTTACGTGGACGGCATGGAACTGCACCGCCGGTTCCCCAGCGTGGCCGGCCTGGGCTTTACCGGCTACCTGCGCCAGTCGCGTCTGGATGAACTGCAGGACGAGTGGCAACAGGCAGGTTGGGGCGACCTGCAGGTGCGGCCCAACCTCGGCCACGACCGCCTGGCGGTGGTGTTGTACCTGGAACCAAAAACGCCGGAAAACCTCGCGGTGATCGGCTATGACATGTTCTCCGATGCAGTCCGCCGCGAGGCAATGGAGAGCGCAATGGCCTCCGGTGAGCCGACGCTGTCAGGCCCTGTGCCGTTGGTGCAGGGCGACGGTAGCCACAACTCCGACGTCGGCCTGCTCCTGTATCGACCTGTCTATCGGGGACCCGAAGCCCCGGTGACCGCCCAGGCCCGCCGCGAATCCATTCTGGGCTGGGTCTACGTGCCGTTCTGGGTGGACGACTTCGTCAGCGAGGTACTTCCCGGTCGCGAGATGAGTTTCACGATCGATGATGTCACCGGCGGCGGCACGCCACAGCGGATCTTCAGCCGTGAGCCCGCATCTCCAAAGCCGGCGGCCTTCTCGCATGCGGTGGAGTTCGAGAACTACGGTCGTCGCTGGCGGATGAGCTTCCAGTCGGCGCCGTTGGCACAGGCGGCACCGCGGCTGGGCAGCCTGCAGAGCATCCTGTCGCTCGGTCTGCTGGCATCGCTGCTGATGTACGCCATCGCATGGATGCTCGCGCGCACGGAAGCACGCGCCCAGCGCATCGCCATGCGCCTGACGGAGGAATATCGCTTCAGCGAGGAGCGCTTCCGTACCGCCATGGAGTACTCGGCCATCGGCAAGGCCCTGATGGACTCCGATGGTCTGATCGTCCAGGCCAATCCCGCGTTTGGCAATATCGTCGGCATCGAGCCGGGGGAGCTGGAAGGGCGCGCGTTCGATGATCTTTTCGAGGACGACTTCAGCCCCCGTGAGGCACTGGCACCGGCCGAGCACGGCGACGAACAGGGCGTGCGTCGTGAGACACGCAGGCTCCATCGCCAGGGCGGCGAGCCGCGGCACGTGCAATTGACCTACGCGCCCATTCCGGGCGGCGAGGGCATGGCGGTCAGTGGACTGGTGCAGGTCGAGGACGTGACCGACCGCCTGCGCGCGGAGGCCCGTGTGCGCGCGCTCAACCGGACCCTGGAGGCGCGGGTCGCGCTGCGCACGCGGGAGCTTAGCCAAAGCAACGAGGAACTGGAAGCGTTCGCCTACAGCGTCTCCCACGACCTGCGCGCGCCCCTGCGCGCGATCGACGGCTTCAGTCGCGTGCTCGTGGAGCGCTACGGCGACTCGCTCGATGATACGGGGCGGGATTACCTGGCGCGCGTGCGCAAGGCAGCCGGACGGATGGGCGACCTTATCGACGCGCTGCTGAAAATGTCACGCATCAGCCGCGGGGATCTGAAGACCGAAGCGGTCGACCTTTCTCGCATCGCGACCGAGATCATCGAAGACCTGCGCGCCGGCGATCCGGACCGCGCGGACCGGGTGGAGGTGGTGATCGAGCCTGGCCTGGAGGCGCACGGCGACGTGGCATTGCTACGCAACCTGCTGGTCAACCTGTTGGGCAATGCGTGGAAGTTCACCCGGGATTCCGACGCGGCCCGCATCGAATTCGGCAAGGAGGGCGACGAGTACTTCGTGCGTGACAACGGCGCCGGGTTCCCACAAGACTACGTAGGCAAGCTGTTCCGTCCGTTCCAGCGCCTGCACGCGCAGTCGCAGTTCGACGGCCACGGCATCGGCCTGGCCTCGTCAAAGCGCGTGGTCCAGCGCCACGGTGGCGTGATCCGGGCCGAGGGGAGCGAGCAGGGCGGCGCGACCTTCCGCTTCACCCTGGCCGACGTGCCGGACGAAATCGAATGA
- a CDS encoding sensor histidine kinase encodes MAESSPPADPATALSGREGETSDLLLDRLAHDLRGPLSPLQTAAYLLRRPEIEPDQREELLSIIDRQTARLSTMVQEVSDWMRVRQSRLVLHRAPVAPALVVELSSVSSGVDVKSQLEAGLDDLAVDGDVQRLVQMLSTLMAFMQVRACDGPVTVRAKAGAANVFFEIASPGTHWASGEREALFAAAETVPFDEGLGMRLLIARAIAAAHGGNIIASADADGSALIRVDVPCMAVEVER; translated from the coding sequence ATGGCTGAGTCCTCGCCGCCGGCGGATCCAGCGACCGCCCTATCGGGCAGGGAAGGCGAAACCTCCGACCTGCTGCTGGACCGGCTTGCCCACGACTTGAGGGGACCTCTGTCACCGCTGCAGACCGCCGCCTATCTCCTGCGAAGGCCGGAGATCGAGCCTGACCAGCGCGAAGAGCTCCTCTCGATCATTGATCGCCAGACCGCCCGCCTGAGCACGATGGTCCAGGAGGTATCGGACTGGATGCGTGTCCGCCAGTCGCGGCTGGTCCTGCACCGCGCGCCGGTGGCCCCGGCGCTGGTGGTGGAGCTGTCGTCGGTATCTTCCGGCGTCGACGTAAAGAGCCAGCTGGAGGCGGGCCTTGATGACCTCGCCGTCGACGGCGACGTCCAACGGCTGGTGCAGATGCTGTCCACCTTGATGGCATTCATGCAGGTCCGGGCATGCGACGGGCCTGTCACGGTGCGCGCGAAAGCCGGCGCGGCCAACGTCTTCTTCGAGATCGCATCGCCTGGCACGCATTGGGCCTCCGGCGAGCGCGAAGCGCTGTTTGCCGCGGCCGAGACTGTCCCGTTTGACGAAGGACTGGGCATGCGTCTCCTGATTGCCCGGGCGATCGCGGCCGCCCACGGCGGGAATATCATCGCCAGCGCCGACGCTGATGGCAGCGCGTTGATCCGCGTCGATGTGCCGTGCATGGCGGTCGAAGTCGAGCGATAG
- a CDS encoding RnfH family protein, with amino-acid sequence MKVEVVRAWPDRFELVELKLAQGALVSDAVRESGMVPADEIAGDAVAVAVFGVVASLRDVLRDGDRVELLRPLLIDPKQARRRRAKAARAPE; translated from the coding sequence GTGAAGGTGGAAGTGGTGCGGGCGTGGCCGGATCGTTTCGAGCTCGTCGAGCTCAAGCTGGCCCAAGGTGCGCTGGTCAGCGACGCAGTTCGCGAGTCGGGCATGGTGCCTGCCGACGAAATTGCCGGCGACGCTGTTGCAGTGGCGGTGTTCGGCGTCGTGGCCAGCCTGCGCGATGTGTTGCGCGACGGTGACCGGGTGGAACTGCTCAGGCCGCTGCTGATCGATCCCAAGCAGGCCCGGCGGCGACGCGCGAAGGCGGCCCGAGCGCCGGAATGA
- a CDS encoding type II toxin-antitoxin system RatA family toxin, which yields MTTIHRTALVAHSAARMFELVNDVAAYPRRFDWCQQAQVLESGENHVVARLDLGLGALKTWFTTRNTFSAPEHIDLALVDGPFRKLSGRWEFTALEESASRISLTLKFEPAIRLLGPAMAIGFQKLADRMVADFIRAADRDPS from the coding sequence ATGACCACGATTCACCGCACCGCCCTTGTTGCCCATTCGGCTGCACGCATGTTCGAGCTGGTCAACGACGTGGCGGCGTATCCGCGACGCTTTGACTGGTGTCAGCAGGCGCAGGTGCTGGAGTCGGGCGAGAACCACGTGGTGGCCCGGCTGGACCTGGGCCTGGGCGCCCTGAAGACGTGGTTTACGACCCGCAACACGTTCAGCGCGCCTGAGCATATCGACCTGGCGCTGGTGGACGGGCCGTTCCGCAAGCTGTCGGGTCGCTGGGAGTTCACCGCGCTGGAGGAATCCGCGAGCCGGATCAGCCTGACACTGAAGTTCGAGCCGGCTATCCGCCTGCTGGGACCGGCGATGGCGATCGGCTTCCAGAAGCTGGCCGACCGGATGGTGGCTGACTTCATCCGCGCCGCGGATCGTGATCCGTCGTGA
- the recN gene encoding DNA repair protein RecN encodes MLTHLSLKHFAVVSQAELVFGPGLTVISGETGAGKSLLVDALGLLSGIRADSGVVRHGAERAELAGEFRLDDVPAATAWLKEHELDEDDASSGSGCLVRRVIRADGGSRAWINGRPVTMAQLAELTAHLVEIHGQHEHQALMARGSQLALLDAYAATAPERRQVAEAAVQWSALLRERDELVAQGDVSDRIEWLEHQYLELERETLDADSIAQLLLDHRRQAHASDLIAASESAFAQLGGSDDVSVSRALQQVRHELQRVASHEPRLSEVDGMLAAAAIQIDEAGSLLDRIRDDLDIDPSLFESIEQRLARIHDLARKHRVAPEELAAHRDALEQELDALRGADRRLEKLDSEIEKTRLAWRTAADALGAKRRKAAGKLAQATTALIGELGMGGGHFGIDIEPLPADKPDPNGGERIEFMVAANPGQPPRPLRKVASGGELSRISLAIEVAALGLDAVPTMVFDEVDSGIGGAVADIVGRKLRALGASRQVLCVTHLPQVAAQGHAHYRVSKAAADGVTQSQVQQLDADQRQEELSRMLGGVELTREARAAAQRLLDDVT; translated from the coding sequence ATGCTCACCCATCTCTCACTCAAGCATTTCGCCGTCGTCAGCCAGGCCGAACTCGTCTTTGGTCCCGGGCTTACCGTCATTTCCGGTGAAACCGGTGCCGGCAAGTCGTTGCTGGTCGATGCCCTGGGCCTGCTGTCGGGCATCCGCGCCGACAGCGGCGTGGTGCGCCACGGGGCCGAGCGCGCCGAGCTTGCCGGCGAGTTCAGACTGGACGACGTTCCCGCCGCCACCGCGTGGCTGAAAGAGCATGAGCTCGACGAGGACGACGCGTCCTCAGGCTCCGGTTGCCTGGTACGACGGGTGATCCGCGCCGACGGCGGCTCGCGCGCGTGGATCAACGGTCGCCCGGTGACGATGGCGCAGCTGGCCGAATTGACCGCGCACCTGGTGGAGATCCACGGCCAGCACGAACACCAGGCCCTCATGGCGCGCGGCAGCCAGCTCGCCCTGCTCGATGCGTACGCTGCGACCGCGCCCGAGCGTCGGCAGGTGGCCGAGGCGGCCGTCCAATGGAGCGCCCTGCTACGGGAGCGCGACGAACTCGTTGCCCAGGGAGATGTCAGCGACCGCATTGAGTGGCTGGAGCATCAGTACCTGGAGCTTGAGCGGGAAACGCTGGACGCCGACTCGATCGCCCAGTTACTGCTGGATCACCGTCGGCAGGCCCACGCCAGCGACTTGATTGCGGCCAGCGAGAGTGCTTTCGCGCAGCTTGGCGGCAGCGACGATGTCTCCGTGTCGCGGGCGCTGCAGCAGGTACGGCACGAACTGCAGCGCGTGGCCAGCCACGAACCACGTCTGAGCGAAGTGGACGGCATGCTCGCCGCCGCTGCGATCCAGATCGACGAGGCAGGCAGCCTGCTGGACCGCATCCGCGACGACCTGGACATCGACCCCTCGCTGTTCGAGTCGATCGAGCAGCGCCTGGCGCGCATCCATGATCTGGCCCGCAAGCACCGCGTGGCTCCGGAAGAACTTGCCGCCCACCGCGACGCGCTGGAGCAGGAGCTGGATGCCCTGCGCGGAGCCGACCGGCGACTGGAAAAGCTCGACAGCGAAATCGAAAAGACCCGGCTGGCGTGGCGCACGGCAGCAGACGCGCTGGGCGCGAAGCGGCGCAAGGCAGCGGGCAAACTGGCGCAGGCCACCACCGCACTGATCGGCGAGCTGGGCATGGGCGGCGGCCACTTCGGTATCGACATCGAGCCGCTGCCTGCCGACAAACCCGATCCCAATGGCGGCGAGCGCATCGAGTTCATGGTCGCCGCCAATCCGGGCCAGCCGCCGCGCCCGCTGCGCAAGGTGGCGTCGGGTGGCGAGCTGTCGCGCATCTCACTGGCGATCGAGGTCGCCGCGCTCGGGTTGGACGCGGTGCCGACCATGGTGTTCGACGAGGTCGACTCGGGAATCGGCGGCGCGGTGGCCGACATCGTCGGCCGCAAACTGCGTGCACTGGGCGCGAGTCGTCAGGTCCTGTGCGTGACCCACCTTCCCCAGGTCGCGGCCCAGGGACATGCCCACTACCGGGTCAGCAAGGCGGCCGCCGACGGGGTCACCCAGAGCCAGGTGCAACAACTCGATGCCGACCAGCGGCAGGAGGAGCTGTCGCGGATGCTGGGTGGCGTGGAGCTGACGCGCGAGGCGCGCGCCGCCGCGCAGCGCCTGCTCGATGACGTGACCTGA
- the smpB gene encoding SsrA-binding protein SmpB: MTKNKTNKSDKDKGKSGGGTIALNKRARFDYHLEERFEAGLALQGWEVKSIRAGRANIGESYAVVRNGEMFLFGAQMTPVISTSSHVVADPMRTRKLLLHRREIDKLIGQIERDGYTVIPTSMYWKAGKVKLELALAKGKQSHDKRQTSKDRDWAREKQRTLRQHNKNA; this comes from the coding sequence ATGACGAAGAACAAAACCAACAAGAGCGACAAGGATAAGGGAAAGTCGGGCGGCGGCACCATTGCGCTGAACAAGCGCGCCCGCTTCGACTACCACCTGGAAGAGCGTTTCGAAGCCGGCCTGGCCCTGCAGGGCTGGGAAGTGAAGTCGATCCGCGCCGGACGCGCCAACATTGGCGAGAGCTACGCCGTGGTCCGCAACGGGGAGATGTTCCTGTTCGGGGCGCAGATGACTCCGGTGATCTCAACCTCCAGCCATGTTGTCGCCGACCCGATGCGCACGCGCAAGCTGCTGCTGCACCGGCGCGAGATTGACAAGCTGATCGGCCAGATCGAACGCGACGGCTACACCGTCATCCCGACCTCGATGTACTGGAAAGCCGGCAAGGTCAAGCTGGAACTGGCGTTGGCCAAGGGCAAGCAGAGCCACGACAAGCGCCAGACCAGCAAGGACCGCGACTGGGCGCGGGAAAAGCAGCGCACGCTGCGCCAGCACAACAAGAACGCCTGA
- the grpE gene encoding nucleotide exchange factor GrpE — MTTEPNQDPAAQSDPVEHDTPHPDGQLAAQLAAANEELSNLRESMLRERADLENQRKRLTRDVEMARKFANERLLSALLPVIDSLEAGLQASGDDAVALRQGVELTLKQLLKVTGDNGLVEVNPAGKPFNPEHHEAMSTVASAEHPPGHVVQVYQKGWLLNERLLRPALVVVSGDA, encoded by the coding sequence ATGACCACCGAACCCAACCAGGATCCGGCAGCACAGTCGGACCCCGTCGAACACGACACACCCCATCCGGACGGCCAGTTGGCTGCCCAGCTGGCTGCGGCAAATGAAGAATTGTCCAACCTGCGCGAAAGCATGCTGCGCGAGCGGGCCGACCTTGAAAACCAGCGCAAGCGCCTGACGCGGGATGTGGAGATGGCGCGCAAATTTGCCAACGAGCGCCTGTTGTCCGCCCTGCTGCCGGTCATCGACAGCCTGGAAGCCGGATTGCAGGCCTCCGGCGACGACGCGGTGGCCCTGCGCCAGGGCGTCGAACTGACCCTGAAGCAGTTGCTAAAGGTCACCGGCGATAACGGACTGGTCGAGGTCAATCCTGCCGGCAAACCGTTCAACCCGGAGCACCACGAGGCGATGAGCACCGTGGCCAGCGCCGAGCATCCGCCGGGCCACGTGGTGCAGGTCTACCAGAAGGGCTGGCTGTTGAATGAACGTTTGTTGCGCCCCGCATTGGTGGTTGTCAGCGGCGACGCTTGA
- a CDS encoding outer membrane protein assembly factor BamE produces MRTILLALAVAATTAGCGIVYRQPIYQGNLLNENAVEQLQVGMAKQQVLGLLGTPSIQDPYHPERWDYTASERTDRLARTRIKNLTLWFDANDALVKWDGDYFPKQDAELAKKSPKQFGRNLAKEKKKR; encoded by the coding sequence TTGCGCACGATCCTGCTCGCCCTTGCCGTTGCCGCGACCACCGCCGGATGCGGCATCGTGTACCGGCAGCCGATCTACCAGGGCAACCTGCTGAACGAGAACGCGGTCGAGCAGTTGCAGGTGGGCATGGCCAAGCAACAGGTGTTGGGCCTTCTGGGCACGCCCTCGATCCAGGACCCCTACCATCCCGAGCGCTGGGACTACACCGCCAGCGAGCGCACCGACCGGCTCGCGCGCACCCGCATCAAGAACCTGACGCTGTGGTTCGATGCCAACGACGCGCTGGTGAAGTGGGACGGGGACTACTTTCCCAAGCAGGACGCGGAGCTGGCGAAGAAGTCGCCCAAGCAGTTCGGCCGCAACCTGGCCAAGGAAAAGAAGAAGCGCTGA
- the fur gene encoding ferric iron uptake transcriptional regulator: MESQNLRNAGLKVTHPRMRILQFLEQSKPRHVTAEDIYRQLLDQGEDIGLATVYRVLTQFEAVGLVLKHNFEAGQSVYELDRGGHHDHMVDVDTGKVIEFENEEIERLQHVIAAQYGYEIEDHTLVLYVRKKGSR, encoded by the coding sequence ATGGAATCCCAGAATCTTCGTAACGCGGGTCTCAAGGTGACCCATCCGCGCATGCGGATCCTGCAGTTCCTCGAGCAGAGCAAGCCCCGCCACGTGACTGCCGAGGACATCTACCGGCAGTTGCTCGACCAGGGCGAGGACATCGGTCTGGCGACCGTGTACCGCGTGCTGACCCAGTTCGAGGCGGTCGGGCTGGTGCTAAAGCACAATTTCGAGGCCGGCCAGTCGGTGTACGAGCTTGACCGCGGCGGCCACCACGACCACATGGTCGACGTGGATACGGGCAAGGTGATCGAGTTCGAGAACGAGGAAATCGAGCGACTCCAGCACGTCATCGCCGCGCAGTACGGCTACGAGATCGAGGACCACACGCTGGTTCTGTACGTTCGCAAGAAAGGCTCGCGTTAA
- the dnaK gene encoding molecular chaperone DnaK, which yields MGKIIGIDLGTTNSCVAVMEGGKSKVIENAEGDRTTPSIVAYTKDGEILVGASAKRQAVTNPKNTFFAVKRLIGRKFTDAEVQKDLDHVSYSVIAHDNGDAWVETGDNKKMAPQQISAEILSKMKKTAEDYLGEKVTEAVITVPAYFNDSQRQATKDAGKIAGLDVKRIINEPTAAALAYGMDKKGGDRKVAVYDLGGGTFDVSIIEIASVDGEMQVEVLATNGDTFLGGEDFDNRVIAYLVEEFNKDQGIDLRKDPLALQRLKDSAERAKIELSTAQQTEVNLPYVTADASGPKHLNIKLTRAKLESLVEDLVKKSIEPCRTALNDAGVRASEIDEVILVGGQTRMPKVQQAVTEFFGKEPRKDVNPDEAVAVGAAIQGGVLAGDVKDVLLLDVTPLSLGIETLGGVFTKIIEKNTTVPTKASQTFSTAEDNQSAVTVHVLQGEREQARYNKSLARFDLSGIEPAPRGLPQVEVSFDIDANGIVHVTAKDKKTGKEQKVEIKAGSGLSEEEIQKMVQDAEANREEDQKFQELVQARNQADGLVHSARTAIKENGDKLPGELIGATEAAIAEVETAMKGDDKGQIEAKSKALEESAQALFAAVQSQQAGADAAGGDASADTAADDVVDAEFTEVKDDDKKQ from the coding sequence ATGGGCAAGATCATCGGTATCGACCTGGGCACCACCAACTCGTGTGTCGCGGTCATGGAAGGTGGCAAGTCGAAGGTCATCGAGAATGCGGAGGGTGATCGCACCACTCCGTCCATCGTCGCCTACACCAAGGACGGCGAGATCCTCGTGGGCGCCTCGGCCAAGCGCCAGGCCGTCACCAACCCCAAGAACACCTTCTTCGCGGTGAAGCGCCTGATCGGCCGCAAATTCACCGACGCCGAGGTGCAGAAGGACCTGGACCACGTCTCCTACAGCGTCATCGCCCATGACAACGGCGATGCGTGGGTGGAGACCGGTGACAACAAGAAGATGGCGCCCCAGCAGATCTCCGCCGAGATCCTGTCCAAGATGAAGAAGACCGCCGAGGATTACCTGGGCGAGAAGGTCACCGAGGCGGTCATCACCGTGCCGGCGTACTTCAACGACAGCCAGCGCCAGGCGACCAAGGATGCCGGCAAGATCGCCGGCCTGGACGTCAAGCGCATCATCAACGAGCCGACCGCGGCCGCGCTGGCCTACGGCATGGACAAGAAGGGCGGCGACCGCAAGGTGGCCGTGTATGACCTGGGCGGCGGTACCTTCGACGTCTCCATCATCGAGATTGCCTCGGTCGACGGCGAGATGCAGGTCGAGGTGCTGGCCACCAACGGCGACACCTTCCTGGGTGGCGAGGACTTTGACAACCGCGTCATCGCCTACCTGGTCGAGGAGTTCAACAAGGACCAGGGCATCGACCTGCGCAAGGACCCGCTGGCCCTGCAGCGCCTGAAGGATTCCGCCGAGCGTGCCAAGATCGAGCTGTCCACCGCGCAGCAGACCGAGGTCAACCTGCCGTACGTGACCGCCGATGCGTCGGGTCCGAAGCACCTGAACATCAAGCTGACCCGCGCCAAGCTGGAGTCGCTGGTGGAGGACCTGGTCAAGAAGTCGATCGAGCCATGCCGTACCGCGCTCAATGACGCCGGCGTGCGCGCCAGCGAGATCGACGAGGTGATCCTGGTCGGTGGCCAGACCCGCATGCCGAAGGTGCAGCAGGCGGTTACCGAGTTCTTCGGCAAGGAGCCGCGCAAGGACGTCAACCCCGACGAGGCCGTGGCCGTGGGTGCCGCGATCCAGGGTGGCGTGCTGGCCGGCGACGTCAAGGACGTGCTGTTGCTGGACGTGACCCCGCTGAGCCTGGGCATCGAGACCCTGGGTGGCGTGTTCACCAAGATCATCGAGAAGAACACCACGGTGCCGACCAAGGCCTCGCAGACCTTCTCCACCGCCGAGGACAACCAGTCCGCCGTGACCGTGCATGTGCTGCAGGGTGAGCGCGAGCAGGCCCGCTACAACAAGTCGCTGGCGCGCTTCGACCTGTCGGGCATCGAGCCCGCGCCGCGCGGCCTGCCGCAGGTGGAGGTGTCGTTTGACATCGACGCCAACGGCATCGTCCACGTGACCGCCAAGGACAAGAAGACCGGCAAGGAGCAGAAGGTCGAGATCAAGGCCGGCTCGGGCCTGTCCGAGGAAGAGATCCAGAAGATGGTCCAGGACGCCGAGGCCAACCGCGAGGAAGACCAGAAGTTCCAGGAGCTCGTGCAGGCCCGCAACCAGGCCGATGGTCTGGTCCACTCCGCGCGTACCGCGATCAAGGAGAACGGCGACAAGCTGCCGGGCGAGTTGATTGGCGCGACGGAAGCGGCGATCGCTGAGGTCGAGACCGCGATGAAGGGCGACGACAAGGGCCAGATCGAGGCCAAGAGCAAGGCGCTGGAAGAATCCGCGCAGGCCCTGTTTGCCGCGGTCCAGTCGCAGCAGGCCGGCGCCGACGCTGCCGGTGGCGATGCCAGCGCCGACACGGCCGCCGACGATGTGGTCGACGCCGAGTTCACTGAAGTGAAGGACGACGACAAGAAGCAGTAA